ttttgaaaaatcaattCCATAAACTAAAACAAGCATTAGTTTCACTTAATATTAATGATGGAATACTTTAAAACCCTTAATTTTCTCACCTATTCcataaaatttagaatattaaaatagacAAAAATGAAGAAGTGGGATTTTATAGGTTATAGTTAGTATCTATTCATAAACTCAaacttattaaaatacaaattgatAAATCAGTCTCTAAAAATATTCATAGAGTAGGGTAAATCTTATCGAAGCTGGACAAGGAAGATTTGATTGCATGTGAGTCAGATTTAGTGATATCATTACGAAAACCTAAAACATTGAACCCTAATTATTGAAACACCAAACATGGAGATTGCTTGTTGAAGGAAATTTAGACAAGGACATTCATGGTTTGGCTATGGGTGAATTTGGATAAAGCCTAATGAGATAGATAGCTTCACATCGAGATTTACAATAATCTTAAACTGAAGTGTTATGAAGAAAAGCAGTAGTTAAATTGAGAAAATTGAGGATTAAAATAGTAGTAAGAAGAGAACAAGTTCCAAAGAATTGtacttaaaagaagaaattaaaaatgtgtttgatgTTCCCGAAATGGTAATGGGTAGCATGTGAAAATTGGTTGTGAGCTTAATGGCCATTAAGATAGGTTGGTTGGTGACCATCACATCGTAACTAACAACACAAGAAAGAAGACTGAGAGCATAAAGTCATTCACAAATGAATATTCAATTGaattacaaagaaaatgaaCATCAAAGTCAATAGGGTAATTATGTATACAGCCAATCCAAAAAGACCAACCCTTAGTTTTGGGAGCCATGTCCTCCCAAACCTTATATACAGATCCTTTGTCCTATACTGTCTCACGATATAAGGATCATCCGTTTCAAATTTATCATGTTACAATGCTAGGGTTTGGCTTTGCTTCAAAGTGTACAGTCACGTATATATAAACATGTGGATTTGTTCTCCAAGaacacataatatattatttacaaaaatcgTGAGTGTATAGTCGATAATGTAATAAGAtcttaaattatcaaatataaataaattattatatataagaagTTTGACAAATGTACTCTAATCAAACAATTACACTCATGTCATgcatgtaaaaatgaaaatattaaaatttggagACGACTCTCACAAAAAATTCCCATTTGAAtatgatttcttatttttcattctatACACATTACttatatgtataataataactaattataagttatattttataaatggtaaaaaattaatttgtgtttcCATAAACTATTTATGCgaaaaaattcttattattattatatattttattaataattttacaacACTATTAATAAGCAAACGCTTTTATACATAAGAAAAAACGGTATTGTTTTTGGCTGAGCGTCACATTGCTCCTCTTTTTGCCCCCAAACAAACAAACGCCATTAACACTACCTTACACCTACCTTTGGTGGGCCCCAATTCTGTGTCCACTAGTAAGGGGCCCACTTTAGATTTTACGAAACGAATGGGCTTGAGCTGGAGCCCATTTACGATTGGGTTTCTTCTTGGGCATTTCTCTGCCACTACATGACAACCGTAATAACCGTCTCATTTTGATGCATCCCACGGCGCCATTTCAGAATTTAatgattcatttgttttatttgctcGATTTTATTAAACACGTAAATATAatattcagaaaaaaataaaaaaaattgaattaaaaaagaaaaatactctataaaaataagagaaatgataaatttgatgaaaattgaaaatgtagATGAAAAATTCAGCAGAGAATGATTGGTGTGTAATAATGGGGATAAAAGTCAACACTCATGAATTGGACACTATGGTTTGTCTCTCATGATATTGTTGATATGACATTATTCTACAACTGAGGAACCATACATGCATTGCTGTGAGATTCAGATTCAacctttttctctattttcataCAAAACATTGTATTCCTCTTATCTGCAAACACGTAACCACAAAAAGGACTCCTTTCTATCATATTctattatcttaataaaatataaaatccaaAAAGATAAATCTATACTAGTAAACTTCTTATCTCCCAAAATCAAACCTCTATCTCATTTTACTAATACACTTTAAAAaggtatttataatttttaaaatataataatatcattctaaaataaaaagtattctaaagaaaacaaattttacttaCAATGAATCTATAAATGAATGTCATCCTTGTGttatacatgtttttattataacttgataactttataaaactgtgattttttattttttttttcaaaaactctgTATGaacttgtataaaatattaatatatagaaaCTGTGATCCGTAATTGTAGATATTATTGGAAGTGGATTTTCTTTTTCGAAAAAAGCTAGAGAATTGACATAACCATGTTATtgtattcattaattatttctgattttgtcttgtttgatttacaaattaatatcattttttagttaaaaaatattctacacataATCGTATTAATCATCCATCATTACATTTTCACGTGTCATGAattcatatttttgaaaactctacATATTAAGAAGGTACAATGCACGATCATATCCTTgctataattatattaattccATTCACGCGCCTTTTAAATCATACAGCCCCAGTTACTTGAGGAGAATCCTTTTTTTTAGTtagaataaaaaacttaaaatattgaaatttatttaataaattatgtaacAGTGAAAGtattaagagaaaaagataatgtAATGTCACATCTTGGAATAAGCATAGCAGAAGCAGATGAGAGTGGGGTAGAATAGAGGTGTACTCAAAGCTTTAGCATATGTATGGCTGAGTTGTTTAATTAAATACAGACTAATTATCCTCTTTCCAACCAATAACTGTATGCCAAATGGCATACTTCATGTGACACATGGCCTTGCCTGCACCAAAAATATCCCTAACCTTCTATCTCACAAATAAGATAAAACCTCATTTAACTCCttaaatttcttgttttttttttaatggatatTGTAATAATTGTGTTAGTTTGTATAAATGGTACATTATctcatcaataaatttttaatggatattgtaataattatatttattgttaaaagaatagAATTTAAGTAGTTTGTATagtaaaaacaattgaaaagaGTTTCATTTCTCTCATAACATTCATTCACATCTCACAAACACCAGCTCTTCAAAAAGCCTTACTATATCATCTTCACCACCTTCGCATCTCATACTAGGAATCACCATGGACACCAATGGaagaagcagaagcagaagcagCCCTTGTGCCTCACCAGAATTCGAGTTCTGGATGGTTCGAAACCCCTCTTTCCCACAACCTAACATTCTCTCCGCAGATCAACTCTTCGTCAACGGGGTCCTCCTTCCTCTCCACCTCCTAAACAATCCCCACCCGCCACACCATCCACCCGACCCGCAACCGCAACCGCAACCGGAACAGGAATCGGAACCCTCCCCGGCTATAACCTACTCTACTTCCGCCGCCACCCCCTCCAAGCGCTGGAAAgatattttcaaaaagaaaaatgcaggAAACAGCAACGACAccaagaagaaagagaaaaaaaacggCGTCGCCTCTTCCGCGGAGCTCAACATCAACATATGGCCATTCTCCCGGAGCAGGTCCGCGGGCAACACGACCACCCGACCCAAATTATTCGCCCCGGCAGCCCGTAAAGCAAACAGCGCGCCGTGCTCTCGGAGCAATTCGGCGGGAGAATCCAAGTCAAAGAAGTGGTCCAGCAGTCCGGGCCGAGCTGGAGTCCATCTAGGAAGGAGCAGCCCAGTCTGGCAGGTCCCCCGTGCGAAGAACTCAGAACCCCCACCTCTCCACCACGAGAACAAAGCAAAAAGTCGCCGGAGCAAACTCGGCGGCGGGTCGAGCAACCCAAAAACAAAGGTTCTGAATTTGAATGTCCCAATGTGCATGGGGTACAGACATCAGTCGACGTGCAGAAGTGAGGAGAAGAGTGGCATTGGTGTCAGAGGCGCTTCGGATAACATCCCTGGCAGTGACAGTAACAGTGGTAACAGTAACAGTAACCCAGCTCTTGGGGTTAAGCTTTTTAACCTGCGCAGCCTCTTCACGAAGAAAAGCGTGGTAGCCTCCCACTAGTTTTCCTGATTCATTTGCAGTATATAGATGATCATATAATATGtgaattgtttattatttagcAGTTAGTATTTAGTTTCCTACTGTTGTTGTTCTaagtttagtttatttttatgtgaaaaGAAAGCTAGGAGTCTATGTTTTGGTACAACCTTTGTGCCTAACTGAAAAAGGTACCTGTTTGTGGCTACAAAACTAGATTGGTTATGCCATGGTTTTGTTCTGTTCCTGCATTAATTGTATTCTGACTTTTGCCTGCCATGGTTTTGTATTATGTATTATGGCtgcttatattttttaatagaaaattttccATTTGTCTTTTTCGTTCTGGGTTTCTGGTCAGAACTCGCCAGAGGATTTGGTTTTGGGAGACGAGAGAGCAGAGTATATTCCAATGCTCACTATCCAGAAAATATTACCAATTCAATTTGGTAACGAGTTTTACACACTGAGTTATTGGACACAGACTCAGTGTGTGAGTTGTGGTAGATTGAAACTGTATTTATTAAGCAAttcttattgaataaaattatctaCTCTGCTATGCTGATGGTGATGTTTAAAGTGACTCAACTTTACTTTTCGAAGAGAAAGTATTCTagattgttttcattttgtaatGTGCCATGTAATAGTGTTATTATTTGCATATACTAAAATGTTTAGAGCATTGATCCCCTCTACCTCCACATATTGGTCCTTCACCTTTCGATTCTAattttatctcttcttttcttatttacatttttattttttatttatattcttatcaTATTCTTaggtaaaatttattttataagttaattttaatttcaatctcTTAATGTAAAAAAACCTAACTTATTTTATCAACATTTTGCACTTTCtctcttgtttctttttcattgttgttttttGGAATTCTTTGGTGGAAGGAAAGTTGCAACGGAGTTCTTCATTTCCATCGACGGATCTCTACATCCGTTTTTTGTTTATGCCTGACGTCTTCTTTTTCATAAATCCTCACGCAGAACATCACACCCACAGACAAAGCAACACTGAAACTTTATattacatacatttaaaaaaaaccaTCCAAAAATCAAGACAACTATGCTCAAGAAACGAAATGAGATGAAAATAAGCTCTTGTGCAGAGCCCTCCATAGAAACCAACAGCAACATGCGTGCGAAGGAAGAAACCAAAACAAACAAGTTAACCTCTCAAAGACCAACAATCAAAAACGAAACACCATCGCACCGCCGCACACACCAAAAGCCACGAAATGCACAATAGAGAACTAAGAATTGGGAGTCAGaggttaaaaaatgaaaacgatAGTGAAAATGAGGAAACGGATATGGAGAGGTAGAAGGCCAACGCCCAAATGTTTATAAAGTTCAAGAAGTTGTAACCTTTTGATTTTTCTAAAAACATAATCCACTCATTAAGTCCAATTGCGACAAAAGATAtacttcttcctgcacctccatatATTCTCTCTACATCTTCATAGCCCAGTTAAAATGGCATTTTtgtcttcattttcttcctctcCATTCATCTATTTTCTTTCATCACATCGTCCTGTGACCTCACATCACCCATCTCCTTCATTCTTTTATCTAAATTACCTTTCCTACACAAAAATCCAATGAAAAAAGGTTCCTAAGTATGAACGAGTAAGAAACTTGAGAAGAATGGAACACTAACCCTAAAACAGATCACAAGCTTTAGTCAATAACGCAGGGATGAAGATATAATGgagaattattttttcttattttattatacagttcaaaataaaatattttatattctgaattttataatttaaaatagattcttttattttacatgcTGGATGaattatataagtatttttatttttatattttagattatataacataaaatacaaaatttatattttctattataatttaaaatgtaaaaagaaaatacattttagatTGTCaagtctaaaatataaaatttatattctaatataatgtaaaatgttttttattttatatttggattgtagaatttaaaatataatatttaaattatagatgTGCTTAGAACATTATATCACAAAACATGTTGGATCATGTTGCTCTTACAACGCCTTACTGCTCCCACCCCCAATTTTTCTACAAAACATTGTTTTCGACAAGATACCCTTAAACTAGGATACAAGTTCTGACTGGAAAAGACAATTTGATTCATTTCTCACTACAAAGTCATATTCAATATCTGATAGGTTTGTGTATGTTTAGATGACTACGTTGCTTCTGATAACTgaatttccttaaaaaatatttctatttacttttataattataataataataattttattgttttaatcataaaaaagtaaatacacataatatctattttcattagtataaatatataatattaaacttaTCTATACTCcgcataatttaaaaatattacttccTACATCTATCAAATCTCTCACTGCATCCCAacaaaagcttttgaaaaaatattccCATAATAGAGATGtgaaccagaaaaaaaaaaaaaaatcaaatttgtgttaatGTGTTCAGAGAAATAAAATCCAGAATGATTGGTTACTAGAAAAATTTGATAGGGGCAGAAAGCAATAACCTAATATGTATAATAAGGTGTATGGTAAGTTCATTTGTTTCCATTTTGACACTGAGACGCCTAATTTGTTCTCTTTTaccttctctctttttttttaatttattttttagtactttttactgttaaaacttttcaaatacattatttaaaaattaattatatattagctataaaaattaatattgtcactattattattttatgataataaaataataaaagtattatttattattataaaattaaaatgatttttgtatttttttattacaaataatttttatttgttttgtagatagtttataattaagaaatttgataagtttaaaaaatgtcaagtaaaaaaaatgaaatttaaataaaaaaattggtaatgtaattattctcataaaaaatatttaaaggataaaattaaaaacaacgagatcatatatatatatatagataggtttgttaacgcgcgtacgcatttttttcagttggtacgttttaacattgtacaccggattatagtagacaaaaatactctcatatatcatggattctaagttttaaagtcaatgatatttaaataattttcattctcaaaactaaaaaaaaaaaacacctaaaCCCTTACttacctccctcattcctctcaaccctttctttttcatctctctcactccaacattttctctgtcatccctactgttgtcccaattgaaaaaaatcagagatgttttctctctcgtctcaacccaattgaagatgatggtggtaatttgaatcagagaaattttttaaaaattgaaaaagtttactcttttataatcattttatatttattaatgtgtgtaaaatgaatataaactttgtcactttatgttactctttccaaatctcaaaggtaaaaaatgattttactgtttttttatcttgcatagtggttaaagtttattctaaacacctgcagaagttgattcagtgataaaaaagggacataaggaaattaaagaaataagtatagaagagctccctaggagtacaattctttcaattctaggttgtaatcttacatcatgtatcccatactAATAGAGAAAgggaaaataaacaaacactttgtgtaaagggaaaaggacaatagagggaaatatcttgttctttaaaaatataatgaaatgtggtgtagatgtgtaaataatgtataaaaatttaattgatttatgaatgttttatttacatgatttaatttaaaaatgaaatttaataataataagggaaaatatataacacatcctccaaaagAACGAACAGAGTAAtagcaacaaattacgatgtctcgggttgttgtgtgtggctgagggagagtatagagacgagagagaaacaaatcgGATAAGtaaggaaggtggattagggttaggcaagagtttctgatttttcttttcaattggggcaacaggagggatgacagagaaaatgttggagtgagagagatgaaaaagaaagggttgagaggaatgagggaggtgagtaagggtttgggggtttcttttttttttagttatgagaatgaaaattatttaaatatccttgaccttaaaatttagaatccatgataaatgagggtatttttgtctactataatccggtacacattgttaaaacgtaccaactgaaaaacagacgtacgcgtgttaacaaagtTCTTTTAGCAGTACATTTAATAACTTGAAAAGGTAAATGATGAACATTATGATACAActtattgttaatattttaaatttttagtattataGTGATTGAATGATGATGAGAACAAAAATGATTGAAGTACAAACatgttttgatatattatgggaaattcaaatatatttaagaatattatattcaaatatgtgataaattatttaaatgcagTCTGACATCAGCTCAACAATTCAACCTTAACCTAACAACTCACCCAACAATCCAGTTTGAACTCATTCCACCTTAGCAACCTGATGAGTCCGCTAATCTACTAGTTCTGTAACTTGACAAACCAGATTGTAAAAAGTCATTAAGTGGTAAGTCAATCTAACTCAACTTATTTTTAGTAGGTCAAAGTCAAATTGGTTACGGTaataaaaattgatagaaatacactgatagtaattaaaataattatgtatgtgattagttttataaataaatttttactaaagTTTCACCTTttgaataagaaagaaaaaaaaacttataaatttattttaatgacatTACCACAATTCAATAAcgttttttaatatgaaaagttaaataaatgtgtcattaaaatattttaaatttttaaaatttatatttttatttatatatgttgttttattaaaaatgttaatttttagtttttcatcattaaaaaaagttaattctACAACCATTCTCACTCttccttttaattttacaagtcaccttttataactttatattctcatttatatgtgttttattcgtttaagataaatataaatatagatatgcATGTGAAGAAAAGAGGgacttaaaatttgaataattgtaTTTCagaggatatttttgtaaaaaaaatatatcttaaacatCCTAAATATGTAAAAATCCACAATGCcatgaatatatttatagagaaagaaaagtgagaaatattttaaaaatagataatgaatgaataattaaatagGTTGGAAGCAGTAATTTTTGTCCATGAAGAGGTTAATATCCTCCATCATCACTAATTGCTTCTATTAAACACATCAAACATAGTATTTATCTTTCTTAATTACAACAAAAGATAAGTCATAACAATCATTATCTCATAGCAGTAATGTTTATGAATAATTCTCCAATCAACTTTAACACGTGAGCATAAATTCTGTAGCATTCCAACACACAAAATAATAGTAACttttacaacaaaaaaatgTACTAGAAATTCTTCTTCTGTATGTTTAAATGAAGACCTAAAAATATCGAAAAGGATGAACGAGTGGTGCCCTTCCATTAACCAAAAGCTAAATATGCCATAAACAGAAGGCCAATAATCCCTTTTCCCCTAATACGACGCAACTTTATCATGATATGACTCCTTAATCAAATCATAATAATCCATCaacataaaagttaaatattaatcataacataactttctcattttaatattaatcaaataaatggCCAAATCTTGGAGATTGTCAAATTCAACTATCTCTTTCAATACCCACACTTATATACAGATATACACAGCTACAACatgaaatttaaaacataaagttaaaattaatccttctatattattttcttatgacaaaattttattttgttttttttttttttcctttcaaaattaACAATGTAATGTTCATAACACCATAGCAAACTCTTCTTTTTACCTCTTCACATGTTAAATATACcatgttatttctttatcaCAGATTGATTCATAATGATCAACATAGTTATACattagatttttatttcttaCGCATCTctatattatgtaattttgatgaccgttaatgtaaaatatttaaataattaattctgatgtaatttaaattttactattttaaagtTTCAAATCTCAAACCCAACTAAATAGTTAGGTTCTATCAACAAGTTCAAACCAACCAAAAggttttcaattattttttaataaccacgattgaaaatacaaattaaaaagtgTTACTGTACAAGATGCTAccacattaaatataaaattaattatcgtTACATGTgcaatgtatataaatattcattattaaacaatttacataAATGACATTATATGCAATgagcataatatatatatatattacgcAAATTCAGATGTTACAATTAATTCTGAAAGCACAAACTCATTGTGAATTAATTTATAGTagttaaattactttaaattactagtgttgcattttaaagaccataaataaatttgtgttgcattttaaaatattaagaactattttattttaagaaaagaaatgatggggtaaagcttaaaaaaaatataaaaacatttttttatgtaatctGTTTTATTAGTagatcaataatatatttaaatatttaaatagtatCATTTTGTCTGTATTGAGGATGAAATagtgaatgaatgatgtgtTTCCATTCGAAAAATTCTACAAGCCACATCACCACATACCATATTACCTACCAATTTGGCCCTCTTGTTTTATGTAGTTGTGCATGTCATGCATGCAGACTCACCTGTTTTATGAAAAAAGAAGCCACTCTAGAAGGActtgtttaatataatataataaaatgataatatagtaattttacatattaggaaaattttgtaattttatatttaatcagttaaaacttttttatttatctcttaaattatttacaaattttgattttattagaaattgttTTGTAATCTAAGATGGGAAAAAGGTATATTACTAGGGACAGTTACAGAAATGGGCAGAagattgtttttataattaaatattatttattgtaaataattatttataattttttctttattttttgtttttacttacTTTATCTCTGtatcttttcattttgataATGTGGTAtgatctaaaattaaaataagttatttacgGCTCTGTGTATCTTCGTCTATGTCACTGACCTACTGTCTTCTCCATCAGTCGCATCCGT
This genomic stretch from Vigna radiata var. radiata cultivar VC1973A chromosome 7, Vradiata_ver6, whole genome shotgun sequence harbors:
- the LOC106767210 gene encoding uncharacterized protein LOC106767210; this encodes MDTNGRSRSRSSPCASPEFEFWMVRNPSFPQPNILSADQLFVNGVLLPLHLLNNPHPPHHPPDPQPQPQPEQESEPSPAITYSTSAATPSKRWKDIFKKKNAGNSNDTKKKEKKNGVASSAELNINIWPFSRSRSAGNTTTRPKLFAPAARKANSAPCSRSNSAGESKSKKWSSSPGRAGVHLGRSSPVWQVPRAKNSEPPPLHHENKAKSRRSKLGGGSSNPKTKVLNLNVPMCMGYRHQSTCRSEEKSGIGVRGASDNIPGSDSNSGNSNSNPALGVKLFNLRSLFTKKSVVASH